From one Stigmatopora nigra isolate UIUO_SnigA chromosome 8, RoL_Snig_1.1, whole genome shotgun sequence genomic stretch:
- the LOC144200654 gene encoding sodium channel regulatory subunit beta-4-like yields the protein MASLGNTGWSVPGLLVAVLLVFELGVLQICGLEVSTGKVSRVEAMNGSTVLLPCTYSSCIGIYKLSFSWHFNDNGTMIKLCEGVVPSEGVVPNVKVEHKRVEFVGSSKTNNISILLWNITFEDDGDYTCFAKNPKEKYRNHSTIFTLKVVDQMIEVDNTLTVIIGSVLGGVIGLVIIVMVIKALVVQFLLKDDEKNKECLVNASGNDNTENGHTGAKADNKGTPKA from the exons TCTTTGAGTTGGGGGTACTGCAGATTTGCGGACTGGAGGTGTCAACAGGAAAAGTGTCAAGAGTTGAGGCAATGAATGGTTCCACCGTATTATTACCATGTACCTACTCCTCCTGCATTGGCATTTACAAGCTCTCCTTCAGCTGGCATTTTAACGACAATGGCACCATGATCAAG TTATGTGAAGGAGTGGTTCCTAGCGAAGGTGTTGTACCCAATGTCAAAGTGGAACACAAGCGAGTGGAGTTTGTGGGCTCATCAAAGACCAACAATATATCCATCCTGCTGTGGAACATTACATTTGAAGATGATGGAGATTACACTTGTTTTGCCAAAAATCCCAAAGAAAAGTACCGCAACCACAGCACAATCTTCACTCTCAAAGTGGTGGATCAAA TGATTGAGGTTGACAATACTCTTACTGTCATCATTGGCTCCGTGTTGGGTGGAGTCATTGGTTTAGTTATCATTGTGATGGTGATAAAGGCCCTGGTGGTCCAATTCCTACTGAAAGATGATGAAAAGAA TAAAGAATGCCTGGTTAACGCCTCAGGGAACGACAATACCGAAAATGGACATACAGGAGCCAAAGCTGACAACAAAGGAACTCCAAAGgcatga